One region of Armigeres subalbatus isolate Guangzhou_Male chromosome 3, GZ_Asu_2, whole genome shotgun sequence genomic DNA includes:
- the LOC134221972 gene encoding uncharacterized protein LOC134221972 — MHEMLPGETIIDRAVYGGAASATCYCIPTVFSDRRRLLWAIFCPASTSPPSGKMYVAVFICLCTKAVHLELVSDLTTDRFIQALRRFSARRGKCEDLYSDNGTNFVGARNKLKELDELLRTKEHREGVARHCSEQGTRWHFNPPSAPHFGGLWEAAVRSAKIHLVKVVGETPLSPEDFTTLLVQIEGCLNSRPLTPMSDDPNDLEPLTPSHFLIGSSLQSLPDPDLENVKLNRLDRFQLMQKLLQDFWKRWRREYLCQLQGRNKRWKPPIKVDIGGLVIIREDNQPPMKWKLGRITAVHPGTDGIQLLWQSVAEESKDVAILVDPYCIPADNETWAADRSKSAAICTTEDTRSRKC, encoded by the exons ATGCATGAAATGCTTCCGGGTGAAACCATCATCGATCGAGCAGTTTATGGGGGAGCTGCCAGCGCCACGTGTTACTGTATCCCGACCGTTTTCTCAGACCGGCGTAGATTATTGTGGGCCATTTTTTGTCCGGCCAGCACCTCGCCGCCCAGTGGTAAAATGTATGTCGCTGTGTTCATTTGCTTGTGTACCAAGGCGGTGCACCTCGAACTTGTTTCGGACCTGACTACTGACAGGTTCATCCAAGCCCTGCGACGATTCTCGGCCAGAAGAGGAAAATGCGAAGATTTGTACTCCGACAATGGCACAAACTTCGTTGGAGCGCGGAACAAGTTGAAGGAATTGGACGAGCTACTAAGAACGAAGGAACATCGTGAGGGTGTGGCGAGACACTGCTCGGAACAAGGGACACGATGGCATTTTAACCCGCCGAGTGCTCCTCACTTTGGAGGCCTATGGGAGGCCGCGGTACGGTCCGCCAAGATTCATCTTGTGAAAGTAGTAGGAGAAACGCCGTTATCACCCGAGGATTTTACCACGTTGCTCGTACAGATAGAGGGTTGTTTAAATTCCAGACCGTTGACGCCAATGTCGGACGATCCCAACGATCTGGAGCCATTAACACCGTCGCATTTTTTGATTGGTTCCAGTCTGCAAAGCTTACCGGATcctgatttggaaaatgtcaaACTTAACCGGCTGGATCGTTTCCAATTAATGCAGAAGCTGCTCCAAGATTTTTGGAAGAGATGGCGGCGTGAATACTTGTGTCAGCTCCAAGGGAGAAATAAGCGATGGAAACCACCGATTAAGGTCGATATTGGTGGGCTAGTAATAATTCGGGAGGATAACCAACCTCCAATGAAATGGAAATTAGGCCGTATCACTGCTGTCCATCCTGGTACCGACGGGATT cagttgctgtggcagtcggtagcAGAAGAGAGTAAGGACGTCGCTATCCTGGTGGACCCGTACTGCATCCCCGCGGATAATGAGACCTGGGCAGCGGATAGATCCAAATCAGCGGCGATTTGTACGACGGAAGATACCCGATCCAGGAAGTGCTGA
- the LOC134221974 gene encoding uncharacterized protein LOC134221974 translates to MAPRKLTSLKALVVKLGEIQADLDDIWKFVQRYDEATTATDVNMRLERIGELWEKYGETLVEIKCHDDYDEDDETFNKDRLIYSDRFYRSKSSLTDKGKELQGLPEQDQSTRANDSMVHGVLDHVRLPQIKLQSFNGDIDEWISFRDLFTSLIHWRTDLPEVEKFHYLKGCLQGEPKALIDPLKITQANYKIAWDALTKRYNNNQVVEPAEYKDLLLVNLLTNRLDPVTRRGWEEFSSTKEQDTLEDLTEFLQRRIRVLESLPTKAAESRGAQSWQQQPQRQRQSTAKASYSTMQSSSGARCVACKESHYLHQCGVFQRMSVADRDALLKTHFLCRDCFRVGHLSKECQSKFNCKNCKGRHHTLVCFRSEKDSSAKVAAVARGNHPSIPKESSGVNEASGSGSSQVVNMTATDISVSGAAQQYSSQVLLATAVVVVEDDQGGRFPARALLDSGSESNFITERLSQRMKTQREKVDISVRGIGQAGTKVKHKIQAVVRSRVSPFSQAMHFLVLPNVTVNLPTATMRTDGWSIPPGIKLADPAFFESSRVDLVLGIESFFDFFETGQRINLGDQLPTLNDSVFGWVVCGGLSNSNQDLHITCNASTTEKLESLVARFWSSEEVGSVKVLSQEEKRCEELFQNTVQRNPDGRYTVTLPKEEGAIQRLGESKDIAIRRLQGTERRLARNATLHKSYHNFMEEYESMGHMEKVKEATLTTKRRCFLPHHPVFKEDSTTTKVRVVFDASCATSSGVSLNDVLLAGPVIQDDLRSIIMRSRTKQIMLVSDVEKMFRQIWVHPEDRPLQCILWRSDPQDDISVYELKTVTYGTKPAPYLATRTLKQLAMDEGMAYPIGSRAVREDTYMDDIITGADTVEETCELRKQLSEMSEGGGFSLRKWASNSPKVLEGLPEDSLAIRTGDGINLDPDPSIKTLGLIWMPKSDQLKFSFNIPSVRPNQQYSKREVLSVIATLFDPLGLLGAAITTAKIVMQLLWKYRDKDDRALDWDQPIPSKVGEMWRKLIGQLPLLNEVRIDRYVIVPSAVSTELHCFSDASEKAYGCCIYLRSVDTAGKIKVCLLSSKSRVAPLKCQTIPRLELCGAVLSAELFITVLDSLKISTQMYFWTDSTCVLRWIKALPTTWTTYVANRVSKIQTLTNPEQWRHVPGIENPADLISRGLMPQEMTYNDFWWRGPRWLEKQPENWPEPPELSSGTEADKEKRHTAVACINSSAEEFNEWYLGRSSSYIELVRRTAYWLRYLNLLRTPRGQRNPPKFLTTAELKDAEVNLVRRVQQECFVEEWRTLSKGDSVPRKSSLRWFNPYISEDRVIRVGGRLAHSKEPEDTKHPMVLPARHQLTKLILRYFRENYCMLGRSYYWQLFDYVSGRWEEEAWFET, encoded by the exons ATGGCGCCCCGTAAGCTGACATCGTTGAAAGCTTTGGTCGTGAAGCTGGGTGAAATTCAAGCTgacctggacgatatttggaaGTTCGTTCAACGTTACGATGAGGCCACCACCGCGACTGATGTCAACATGCGCTTAGAGAGGATTGGCGAACTTTGGGAGAAGTACGGCGAGACGTTGGTGGAGATCAAATGCCATGACGACTACGACGAGGATGATGAGACCTTCAACAAGGATCGTCTTATCTACAGCGATCGATTCTACCGCTCGAAGTCATCCCTCACGGACAAAGGGAAGGAGCTACAGGGTCTACCGGAGCAGGATCAGTCAACGCGTGCTAACGACTCGATGGTGCATGGTGTCCTCGACCATGTGCGACTGCCGCAGATCAAGCTGCAGTCATTCAACGGCGACATCGACGAGTGGATTAGTTTCCGTGACTTATTCACTTCCTTGATTCACTGGCGGACTGATCTACCGGAGGTggaaaaatttcattatttgaagGGGTGTCTCCAGGGGGAACCAAAGGCTCTAATCGATCCATTAAAGATAACGCAGGCTAATTATAAGATCGCGTGGGATGCGCTTACTAAGCGCTATAACAATA ACCAGGTTGTCGAACCAGCGGAGTATAAGGATCTCCTGCTAGTCAATCTTCTCACCAATCGTTTGGACCCGGTGACCCGCCGAGGTTGGGAGGAGTTTTCCTCCACGAAGGAGCAGGATACTTTGGAGGATCTGACGGAGTTTCTGCAGCGAAGGATACGTGTTCTCGAGTCGCTTCCAACGAAGGCGGCTGAGTCTAGGGGTGCTCAATCGTGGCAGCAACAACCTCAGAGGCAGAGGCAGTCCACAGCGAAGGCCAGTTACAGCACGATGCAGTCATCGTCAGGAGCACGATGTGTGGCATGTAAGGAGAGCCACTACCTCCATCAATGTGGCGTGTTCCAACGGATGTCGGTGGCTGACAGAGATGCCTTGCTGAAAACCCACTTCCTCTGCAGGGATTGTTTCCGAGTGGGTCATTTGTCCAAGGAGTGCCAGTCCAAGTTCAATTGCAAGAATTGTAAGGGTCGTCACCACACTTTGGTGTGTTTCAGGTCGGAGAAGGATAGTTCTGCAAAGGTCGCAGCGGTTGCTAGGGGCAACCATCCTTCAATCCCAAAGGAGTCCTCCGGAGTCAACGAAGCTTCTGGTTCGGGTTCCTCTCAGGTGGTCAATATGACGGCCACCGACATTTCGGTTTCTGGTGCGGCTCAACAATATTCTTCGCAAGTTTTGCTGGCAACTGCGGTCGTCGTCGTGGAAGATGACCAAGGTGGAAGGTTTCCTGCTCGCGCTCTTTTGGATTCAGGCTCGGAGAGCAACTTCATCACGGAGCGACTGAGTCAACGGATGAAGACCCAACGAGAAAAGGTGGATATATCGGTGCGAGGAATCGGTCAAGCAGGAACCAAGGTCAAACACAAAATACAAGCGGTGGTGCGATCGCGAGTTTCTCCTTTCTCGCAAGCAATGCACTTCCTCGTTCTTCCCAACGTAACGGTGAATCTGCCAACTGCTACAATGCGCACGGATGGTTGGTCGATACCCCCAGGAATCAAACTGGCAGATCCCGCTTTCTTCGAGTCCAGCAGAGTGGACTTGGTACTCGgtattgaatcatttttcgatttcttcgaaacCGGTCAAAGAATCAATCTAGGCGACCAATTGCCGACGCTGAACGATTCGGTTTTCGGGTGGGTAGTGTGTGGAGGTTTATCCAATTCTAATCAGGATCTGCACATTACCTGCAACGCTTCCACAACAGAGAAACTGGAATCTCTCGTTGCCCGGTTCTGGTCTAGCGAAGAGGTTGGTTCGGTCAAGGTTCTCTCACAGGAGGAAAAGCGATGTGAGGAGCTATTCCAAAATACAGTCCAAAGGAATCCCGATGGCAGGTATACGGTTACACTCCCGAAGGAGGAAGGCGCTATTCAACGGTTGGGGGAATCCAAGGACATTGCGATTCGGCGTCTTCAAGGTACGGAGCGACGGCTGGCAAGGAATGCCACTCTTCACAAAAGCTACCACAATTTCATGGAGGAATACGAGTCGATGGGACACATGGAAAAGGTCAAAGAGGCGACCTTAACAACCAAACGGCGGTGTTTCTTACCGCATCATCCCGTTTTCAAAGAGGACAGCACTACTACCAAGGTCAGGGTTGTGTTCGATGCGTCTTGCGCGACATCGTCCGGTGTATCGCTCAACGACGTATTGCTGGCTGGACCGGTAATACAGGATGATCTCAGATCAATAATCATGCGAAGCCGTACCAAGCAAATAATGCTCGTTTCTGACGTCGAGAAGATGTTCAGGCAGATTTGGGTACACCCGGAGGATAGGCCTCTACAGTGTATCCTGTGGCGCTCAGATCCTCAAGACGACATCAGCGTATATGAGCTCAAGACCGTTACGTACGGTACCAAACCGGCGCCGTACTTGGCCACAAGGACCCTCAAACAGCTAGCGATGGATGAAGGAATGGCATACCCCATCGGGTCACGCGCGGTGAGGGAAGACACCTACATGGATGATATTATCACGGGAGCGGACACGGTGGAAGAAACCTGTGAGTTGCGAAAACAGCTAAGCGAAATGTCGGAGGGAGGCGGTTTCAGTCTCAGGAAGTGGGCATCGAACAGTCCCAAGGTCTTGGAGGGACTTCCTGAAGACAGTTTAGCGATTCGAACGGGGGATGGAATCAACTTGGACCCGGATCCGTCCATCAAAACTCTCGGGCTTATCTGGATGCCGAAGAGTGATCAGCTGAAATTCAGCTTCAACATTCCTTCAGTGCGACCAAATCAGCAGTACAGTAAAAGAGAGGTACTCTCAGTTATAGCTACGCTATTTGACCCCTTAGGATTGCTCGGAGCTGCAATCACAACTGCTAAAATTGTGATGCAGTTGCTGTGGAAATATAGGGACAAAGACGATCGTGCGCTGGACTGGGACCAGCCCATACCTTCGAAGGTGGGTGAGATGTGGAGGAAATTAATTGGCCAGCTTCCTCTGTTGAACGAAGTCAGAATTGATCGCTATGTCATCGTTCCCTCGGCAGTTTCCACGGAACTTCATTGCTTCTCGGATGCCTCCGAGAAGGCATATGGGTGCTGCATTTACCTAAGAAGTGTGGATACTGCAGGAAAGATAAAGGTGTGCCTTCTGTCATCGAAATCACGGGTGGCGCCTTTGAAATGCCAAACTATCCCACGTTTGGAGCTGTGCGGCGCTGTTTTGTCGGCGGAACTCTTTATAACGGTTCtggattcattaaaaatatccaCGCAGATGTATTTTTGGACGGACTCTACCTGTGTCTTGCGTTGGATCAAGGCCTTACCGACAACCTGGACCACGTACGTGGCTAACCGAGTGTCCAAAATCCAGACGCTCACAAACCCAGAACAATGGAGGCACGTTCCAGGAATAGAAAATCCGGCCGATCTTATTTCGAGAGGCCTCATGCCGCAAGAGATGACGTACAACGATTTCTGGTGGCGTGGACCGAGATGGCTGGAGAAGCAACCCGAAAATTGGCCAGAACCTCCAGAGCTATCAAGCGGAACTGAAGCGGACAAAGAGAAGAGACATACAGCTGTCGCATGTATTAATTCTTCAGCCGAGGAGTTCAACGAATGGTACCTAGGACGTTCCTCATCATACATCGAGCTCGTTAGACGAACTGCGTATTGGTTACGGTATCTGAATCTGTTGCGTACACCACGAGGTCAACGAAATCCACCGAAGTTTCTCACAACAGCGGAGCTGAAGGACGCAGAAGTCAACCTGGTCCGGAGAGTTCAGCAGGAATGTTTCGTAGAAGAATGGAGGACACTGTCTAAAGGAGACTCTGTTCCGAGAAAGTCGTCACTGCGTTGGTTCAACCCGTACATATCAGAGGATCGGGTGATTAGAGTAGGAGGGCGACTTGCGCATTCGAAAGAGCCAGAGGATACGAAGCACCCTATGGTATTACCAGCACGCCATCAGCTTACCAAGCTGATTTTACGTTATTTCCGCGAAAACTACTGCATGCTGGGCCGCAGTTATTATTGGCAACTGTTCGATTACGTTTCTGGCCGCTGGGAGGAAGAAGCGTGGTTCGAAACGTAG